The DNA segment TAACTAAACGATTAGTTCATTAATTCAGTTTGTCAAATCAACATAACACTGTCAATATATTAAATAAAAACAAAGGGTAAGGCACAATGACTGACCATAAGCTGTTGAATTTAATTCAAAATGCTCAACAACAATTAGCGAAAAGCAATTACCATCAGGCATTAAAGCTGAGTCAGGATCTTTTAAACTTAAACCAAGATATATTTGATGGTTGGTTGATCAAAGCCATTGCATGTCAAAGCTTGTCACGGTTTTCAGAAGCATTAGAATCAATAAACCAAACCCTACAGATGAACCCAAAATTTGAAATGGGTTATTTGATTAAAGTGCAAGTGTTAAGGGCCTTAAAGCATAATAAACAAGCAATAAAAACCTGTGAATTTGGTCTAAAAACATTTAGAGCTAACGCTCAACTGTGGTTAGAATACAGTGAATTACTTTATGCAATAGCTGATAAACACAGTGCTGACAATGCGTTTAAACAGCATTTAATCTTCAGTGCAAGTAGCCCTAATTTACAACAAGCGTTAAGAGCATTTTTTAATAAAGACTTTTTTAATAGCGAAAAAGAAGTACGACAACATTTGAAACGTTTTCCATCCGATGCAAGTGCAATCAGGCTACTCGGTGAGGTAGCATTGAACTTAGGTGTTTATGAAGATGCGCAAAATTTATTTGAAAAATCGTTACAGCTTGCGCCAAATTATCACTTGGCAAGGCTCAATTATGCGCACACGTTAAATAAGCGAGAACAAAATAAGCTTGCCTTGGCGCAGATCAAACTGCTTGAAACGCATCAGCCAAACCACCCTCCTGTTCTTATTGTAAAAGCAGCAGTGTTAGTCAAACTAGGTCATTATCAACAAGCAATTGAGTTGTATCAGCACTTGTTGAAGCGACAAACAAACCAGGCCGAGTTATGGGCATCATTAGGCCACACATACAAAACCACTGGAGAAACAAGTAAAGCCATTGCCGCCTATATAAAAGCCACCGAGATCAACCCACAATACGGTGATGCTTATTGGAGTTTGGCAAATATGAAAACCTATGAGTTTACTGAAACTCAATTT comes from the Thalassotalea nanhaiensis genome and includes:
- a CDS encoding tetratricopeptide repeat-containing sulfotransferase family protein, whose amino-acid sequence is MTDHKLLNLIQNAQQQLAKSNYHQALKLSQDLLNLNQDIFDGWLIKAIACQSLSRFSEALESINQTLQMNPKFEMGYLIKVQVLRALKHNKQAIKTCEFGLKTFRANAQLWLEYSELLYAIADKHSADNAFKQHLIFSASSPNLQQALRAFFNKDFFNSEKEVRQHLKRFPSDASAIRLLGEVALNLGVYEDAQNLFEKSLQLAPNYHLARLNYAHTLNKREQNKLALAQIKLLETHQPNHPPVLIVKAAVLVKLGHYQQAIELYQHLLKRQTNQAELWASLGHTYKTTGETSKAIAAYIKATEINPQYGDAYWSLANMKTYEFTETQFKQMSLAYEELKDKKDENLTQICFALGKAYEIAKEFDQSFYFYSLGNNIKKQIEPYSTIDTEQLVARNKQFFANFKPKHKFSNSNTPVPIFIVGLPRSGSTLLEQILSSHSAIDGTKELPDIMAIARRLGNRKKKQDKDLYPHSLANLTAEQVKELGNSYLTASEHLRNGAPFFIDKMPNNFLHIGLIKTILPQAKIIDARRIPVASGFSCFKQLFAVGQSFSNDINDIKHYYQNYLALMSFWQQTFPDDIYTVNYENVVNNIESEVRQLLTFLNLDFEESCLSFYKNKRAVATASAEQVRQPINNKGLNAWQAYSKHLEPLIEISS